The window GTAACTGCTGTTCATCCACTTACTTGTAGAGACGAGTCATCGTTTGTTTTAGGTTTTGCTGATTTGAACCTGATGGAACAATGTTGTAGAGTAGAATGTTTAGGTTAACCTCTAACAGTGACACAGTGTCATTCTTCCTGTAAAGTCTTAAGCTTTTTTGGTGGCAAGTGGCAACTTGATTTAAGCTGTATGGGGTTTGTTTAATTATCTGCTGATGAATCGGTGCTTACATTGGTTTATCTCAGGAAATAGTAACATTGTCATGGATTCTATCAATATCAGTTTCTTTGGATATGCTATATGCGAATAATAAATAGGTTGTAGATGGATTAGATTAGGCTGTATGGATTCATTATCCGGTTTATAAGTGTAGGAGCTTACATTTAATACCTCAAGACTATCCAGATTAGTGTCAGTCCATATAGCTTGATCGCAAGTTATTGTTTGCTAGTGTTTTCGATGATTGACTTTAATTCTCTTCCAACATATTACCATTGCTGATGGTGTTTTTAGAACCAAATATTAAACGCTGCATTCAAGACTAGGCAGATGAAGCAACCAGATACTTAATCtcgttttttcttttattttttattttcttgtacaGGGGCACCTGCACACTTACAGGTTCTGTGACAACGTCTGGACCTTCATTTTACAGGACGCGATGTTCAAGAGTGAAGACCGTCAAGAGAATGTTAGTCAAGTGAAGATAGTGGCATGTGACTCTAAGCTGCTCACGCAGTGAGAGATGTTAATTACCAGTAACAGAGAATACATGCTTACTCCCTTTGTAatagattttgagtttttttttaaccactTTGTAAACTCAGCACTTGCTATATATGTTGAGCTCCGTTTGCAGCCAACAGTTTAGTCTATATGTAAATTCTCGGCCCAAAGACAAATGAGAGACTGTTTTGTTTCTATGAGAAAGTTACTTACCACTCATCTTGAGATTACCTTTCATTTTATTAATTCTGTTTGTGAGCATTTATGTTggaatttcaaatattttgggTATTACTTAAACTCGAGTGAGCACCCGGAAAactttaaaattcaaaaaactcgaaattatttaaaattttaaactatttaaaatttaaataaatattttaaatacatcaatttatatttatttcgatatgatatttaaaaatatgtgaaTCTatctattattaataaaaagagaaaaaattatagaatttagacacgaatttattatttatttgatctAGCAATATAAAATATCACATCTTGTTAGTATAGGATTGGGTTTCGGCCCAAAAAACATGTAGATCATAACAGACGAACGGTTCACCTCTACCAATAGCCGTAAAGTATTCAAACTCGGATCATATAGTGTTATACGTTTTCGGATTAATCTATTCTATAGCATTAAGTTCATTTCTCCAAGCTGATCGAATAGCCGACAAGTTTatcagaaagaaaaagaaaaaaaaaacataagggACTGGATCCGATAATTCGAAAGTCTATACAAATGCCACACCTAAAGTATTATAAATGCAGTTTTGAGAAATTCGTAACAAGTGAGTCCGTAATGGGCTTTTGGATTACAAAATAGATATATAATCAAACAGTCCAAAAGGTTAATAGGTAAAATCCAGTGAGCGGAATAGTCGTCGGAAGGTTGCTGCGATTTACCTCTCTCAAGTCACCGTTTTACCGCCGGTGAATTTCCACAACGGCCAATCTCCCCTTCCTCCACACGCGCCGATCacaccatctctctctctctctctgtattgCCCTCTTCTCCCATGTTAACTATCTCTACTTCCTCTCTTGCTGAAAGCTCTTCTCTTTTGGCAGTTCCCGATGTTTCCTCAACTGGAGATTAACCCTTATCAGATTGGTAGCACCCTTGGTGAAGACCATGTCTCTGCCTCCGCATCTCGCATTCCTTATATAGACGAAATCGCCAATCATCCTGAGTCTATCTACGCTGCCTCCGGTTTGATTCCCGACGGCTCTCAGTTACTAGATTCCCCCGCACCGGAAGGAGCTAATCAGCTGACGGTCTCGTACCGTGGTCAAGTTTACGTTTTTGATTCTGTGGGTCCTGAAAAGGTGAGTACTTTTGTTTAGATTACATAATAAAAGTGTGCACTTTTGTGTGTTTCTGACCTTTTTGGGGGGGAATTGATTTCGTAAGGTCGATGCTGTGTTGTTGCTTTTGGGTGGTTCTACTGCTGCTCCACAGGGGATGGAGATAGCTCAACAGAATCATCATATGGTTACCacttttgttgtttgtttgtttgtttgtgttccAAGTTTTATACAATGGTCACTTccatctatgtttttttttctttttccttctttttgttTAGCCTGTTGTGGAACATCAGAGCCGGTGTAGCCATCCGCATCGGGCACAGTCCTTGGATAGGTTTCGGAAGAAGAGGAGTGCTAGATGTTTTGCGAACCAAGTAAGATATGGTGTTCGCCAGGAAGTGGCTTTAAGGTCAGCAGATTTTTCATTCTCTTGTTTTACTTGTTTTTATTCTAGATTGAGGTGCTACACATCCGAACCTCTCTTTGATTTTCTCTTTAACCAGTTTGAGCTATAAGCCTAGGTGGGTACACTTAGTGTTGATGTAGCTTTTGCTGCAAGTGTAGTCTTAGCAAAATCCAAAAGGTTGAGTTGTATCTGTTAGGAAAATGGATTATGTGATGTTTA of the Brassica rapa cultivar Chiifu-401-42 chromosome A03, CAAS_Brap_v3.01, whole genome shotgun sequence genome contains:
- the LOC103861486 gene encoding GATA transcription factor 25 produces the protein MFPQLEINPYQIGSTLGEDHVSASASRIPYIDEIANHPESIYAASGLIPDGSQLLDSPAPEGANQLTVSYRGQVYVFDSVGPEKVDAVLLLLGGSTAAPQGMEIAQQNHHMPVVEHQSRCSHPHRAQSLDRFRKKRSARCFANQVRYGVRQEVALRMPRNKGQFSSATTADGAYNSGTDQDNAHDDGRPELSCTHCGVSSTCTPMMRRGPSGPRTLCNACGLFWVSRGTLRDLSKKTEDNQVAMIEPGELGSDADANNSNY